The following is a genomic window from Antechinus flavipes isolate AdamAnt ecotype Samford, QLD, Australia chromosome 3, AdamAnt_v2, whole genome shotgun sequence.
ggggaggaagaagggagaaccTTGGAAGCAAGAAGGAAGGGCCCTGCTGAGGGGAAGACAGTGACTCCTTATCTTGCTGTGGCTGCAGCCTTCAAGGCTTCTGGCCACAGCTCCCAAACAACGCACAGTCCGACGGAAAACAGTGATTttgtgggaggaaggggagggatggTGTATACAGTGATGCTCAAGCTGTGTCTATAGTAGTAAGATTAATTAACATTCCCCCTTTTTTTGAAAAGCCAGAATCCAAgggaaataaacttttatttggACCAATATGGTGCCGCTGGTTTACAGTAGAGGGGGAAGATGatgaatatgtaaaatgagcagaatgtgaaatctaaaataatttttaagcacTTTATTGACATGATTCCACTGGATCCTCATGGAGGCAGATGCTAccagccccattttacagattctgAGTACAGAGAGGAGGGCAAAGAGCTAACGTGAGTCTGAGGCAGGACCTGAAGCCAGGTCTCTAACCCTAACCACTCCCTCCTTCAAGAACAGACGGGTAAGCACTAGTACAAAACAGCAATGTAATGAGCCCTTGAAAAAACAGGCTGACACTGGAGGATGACGCCATTCTTAGGAAAGGTATCCAAGTAAACACGGGGACGTGTTACTGGAAAACAGTATTCCTGGGGGGTAAAACAACAAACCAAACCCCAACGGTAGGGAAAGACGAGGTTCCAACAGAAATTACCGTAGTGCATGGTCCAAACTCACCCGTCACCACTCCTTAGTTAATCATTCCCGTGGCCCATTCAACTTGCTCCAAggtgagttttttgtttttagtcgAGTGGCTGCCATCTAGTGGCAACATTCAAAATTACCTGGGCCCAATTATGGCAGACCTGACTGGATCATTGAattgttattaatataaatactaaGCCCACATCAAGTCAGTGATTCATATTCTTCCTCAGCAGATGAGGACATCTTAAACATAAGCCGCATCTGTATACTGTACAAGATTTAGACTTTTTCCTGTCGCTCTTGGCTCAAGATCTCATTCTGTTTCCATTGTGATCAGAGGCCCTTTAGAGAAAATGGCAGCCGGAACTGAGGGCCCGCAGTCAGCCTCCCCACACCCGCCTAGCCCAAACCCATAAATCCCTTCGCGCCAAATAATGGTCGGGAAATCCAGTGAGGATCTGTACTGCCCACTTCTACCTCAGAACTGAAGAGAAAACCAGGAGAAGGCAACGGAGCCCTCGGCAAGGCCGGCCGACCAGGCCAAGTCCACGGCTGCCCAGCACAACTGGAGACAGGCCCAAAATGGGACGAACAGGGCGCAATGACCAGAGCTCCCCGAGAGCTCCAGCCCGTCTGCAATCCCCCAGGCAAGTTCCCACAACCTCTCGGGCTCGGAGGTCCTTGGAGTTCTGTCCCAAGACGCCACAGAGAAAACCAGGACCATCGATCCACACAGATCCCGAGAGGTGAAGCCCAGAACGTGAGGGAATCCAGGATGTGAACACAGAGGGCCGAGGCCCACCCCGgagaagcagagaagacagaGCCGGGACCTGGTACAGAGCCCGGGCCAAGAACCAGCAGAGTTCTGGAAGATGTGATTAAAGCGACAGCATGAGGACCTGGGTGAACATGTTACCCAGCTACAAGTaaactcaaggagacaagaatgACTAAAGAGACAAAATGCCCAAGAATCCAACCTAGCAGTACCACAAACCTCAGCTTGTTAAAGGGAAAATGGGCTTTCCACAAGGACTACATGAATAACTAGAAGAAATGGAACAAGAAGTTTGGGTTTTCTTGTCGTTTTAAATGACATGAAAAAGCCCAAGAAAGAACTATAAGGAAACTAAATAACTTAGATCAGAAAGTAGCAAATATTACCTCAGAAATGGGACAACCTGTATTCAGAAGAGATCAAACAAGAAATCAATGACTCTGAGACAGTaagaaacattaagaaaataggaggaaaatgtaaactatctgaTATGTACACACAGTGTTATCAGTAGTCAAAGTGGTCGAAGACGGGGAATTTAAATCATCATTGGAGTCCCTGGAAACCATGGTCTTTAACATGTCAAGGAATCACAAATTAAAACTACCCCTATCTACTAGAACCCAAGGGTAAAGTGCCTATGGAATGAATAGATCACCTTCTGAAACCCTAAAAGGAAGTCCCAGAAATGTCATGGGCAATACCCAGCACATTAAAAATTCTGCAACTATCCTGAAAAAACATTGAGGTACTAATCACACTCAGGGACATATAAGCTTTTACAGCATTGtacatttttacaacattacctaTATTTTTACAGCATTTACTGGCAGCTCACCCTATAAATAAGAGGttaaaatacaatattccaaatggCTAATGACATGGACTTTCAACCAAGAACTCATTCTAGAAAGCCGCATCTAATCCTGTAGGGAGGAAAACAGATCTTTAGTGGAATTGAAGACTTTTAAGTGTTTCCAATGAAAAATCCAGAGGTGAGAAGACTGAAATGTAGACACTAAAATCAGCGGACAAGTCAAAAACTAAAATCTCTTTCAGCAAGGGGTGTATGATGTTGCAGATGTATGTGTTGATGTACGTATGTATGCTGTCTGGATGTCTGTATGATGATAATAGTGCTAATTGAGGGGGAAAGGAACAAGTATCCCTTTAGAACTTCAGTTTGtcaaaggaaattgaaggaattaaataagaaaaacagggaGATCTTGGGTAGATCTTGGTTCTATAATGAGGACTTTAGATAGGGAAAGAGAATGGGAGAAGGGGACGGAACTCAGATTTCTCAGAGAGACTTCATgagaatatacacacacacagggagGGCTGGGAAGCAGGCACCTCGTGAGCTTCATTCATACTCTTGGCAGAAGCAAAGGAGAGCTGAAAACCCTTAACACTCACAGTTTTTCAGAGAAATGCATCATATGCAACAGAGAAATGTGGGGAGATAGGAAGAGGAGAAGTCAAGCATGATACTGGGAAGGGAACAGttacaagcaaaacaaactccctGATCCTGaaggggaaatgaaaagaaagaaaatacctgGAACATAAGGGAAGAAATGTGCTCCTCAATGGGGGAACAATTGAACAAATGAAtagaaaaacatacatacatacatacatacatatagggggaacaattgaacaaatgaatagaaaaacatacatacatacatatatatatgtaaatttatgtatgtatacaaatataagcTATCCCCAAAGACCTAGTGCAATTTTACGCCCCGATAACTTTAAACTTAAAAagcttagaatttttaaaaatttaaactttgaAACTGTGATGGACTATTCTTGCATTATAATAAATGATATTAGAAGACTGAACTGACAAAGGACGAGGTGAGCGGAACCAGAACAATCTGGAATGGTTCTGAAAGATGATTAGGAATGCTGATTAAAGCAACAGTGCTTGGGCATGTCTCCTGAGGACCTGGGTGAGCTCCAGCTCCCGAGAGATGGTGATGGGCCAAAGCAAGACGCAGAATGATACGTTTCTGAACATGAAACggtcaatttaaaaaagaaaattcatagaaTGGAAAAGGACCTACCTACCTTAGTTGCCCCACCAGTGAACTCTGTGctgttttttttctataactttacTGAGAATTAATGATTAACAGCCAAGGAGGAGGGCACCAGGAAATCCAAAAAACCCTCAAGGCGTCTTCTTTTCAGAATAGAAATTTCAGTGACTGACAGACAAATCAGTTTCTAACAATGATAGTTTCATGGAATCAGAAAGGCtcttaaaaaattataatctaGTTCAAACTTTTCAAATAAGAACAAAACTTCTAAAAAGGTTAAATGAAGGGCACAATTTTAGCAGAGCAAGCTTTGTACCTAAGTCCGGACTCCAAATCCACAACTCTTTCTATACCACAGGGCACTGGCTCCAGCTGTCAATATATAACAagtttagctttttctttttcaaattcccTGTTTACAAGGAGTATTTCAGATGCACAAGCTACGTTGCTCTGATATACTCATACTTCAAGCTTTGAAGAATTGCCAGATGTGGTAAGTGAAAGCTAACCGGAACATGAAACCGTCCGTATCGGTGACTGTGTCGTCCCGTTACCGGCCAGCGGGTCAAACTGACACAGCTCCCACTGGAAATGTGCTGGCAGGTCCAGAAAGCCACAAGAACCCTTCTCCAAACCACTTTCAGAATTCTCTAATGAGGATCACAAGGCTTCTTTTGGACTTTCAAAGGCCAGTGGAATTCCGTGGAGAAATGTGTTCGTGTTTGCTCCCAGGGATGTCAACGAAATTTCAAGTCCAGAAAGCTGAACCAACAGGGTCGACACGGTCATGCTGACCGAGTTTCTGACCACATGGGCCTAACATGTAGACATCACAAAAAAGCTAGGGATTTAATAGTATGTCCTTACGTGCCTGGCGGGCACGTAATTCTGAGTTGGTAAGCATCCCCTTTAAACAAcaaatttttgaaattataacttttctaaaattctcccAATGGAAAAATTCTAGCATCCAAGCTTCCTTTTAAATGAAGTATTTCAAATTCTAAATTTGGGACAGTTTTTGGGCTCTCGTATAAAAGTACAAATAAGGCtgctgacaaaaataaaaaaaaaaaaaaaacacttcattttggtatttgctgttttaaaaatatatatatataatttcctacTGGGAACACAGAGAACTAGTTATTAACTTCTTGCCTTTATAAAAACAACAGAACTGCTCAGGTTACTGTGACCTCTGACAGGTCAAGGAAACAAGTTATTTTCTGCTCAAATGTGATTATAGCACATTACAAAGTACTCTttgctatttaataaatgttctggGACACTGAGTTTTGtgaccaatttattttattttaacaatctGTCAAAAGGAGCCCAAAAAGCAAaggttattttacattttcttagtttaaaaaaaaaaatacagacaaaaCCTGTTAAATTTGACTATAAAAAACAGTTCTTGTGTGTCTGTCTCCCTCGCCAAGCTCTCTCCTTGTCTTCTGCCTCCTATAGTCATCCCTACAAAGAAGGATCTGTCTCTTCATCTACTTGGAGCCAGTAGACAGCAGGGCAATCAGGCCTGATGAGGCACTTATGGATAAGATGTAGTTCCTGAAAAGGATGAACTGTCAAGGAAAAAGGTAAAGCTCTCAAATCATACCAAAGCCTAAAGGAGCTTCTCCACAGAGAGCATTTAATCACGATCATCTGCGATTGGCACAAGAGAAACAAAAGTTCCCAAGACATAAGTTTACCTGGAACGAGAAAGACCAGCAGAAACCTGCCTCTGCCTTAAGAGTCTAGAACACAGGCATGGTGGCTGATCCACAGAAGTGCATCTTAAGAAACAAACAGCTCATTAAGCACCACAGCAAGTGTGAAAGGAGGAGACAACCCATCTTCTCCATGAATAACGCAGGCTGGCAGCCCTGAGGGTGGTCCCTTGGCCCCCAGGCTCTCATTTGGACAGCCATGGCACTCCTAGCTCTTAGAGTCTGAGCCCTTTGGGCATTCCCACAAGGCTGTGGCTGGCTGGGCCCGCCTAGGACAGTCTAACAAATTGTGAGGAGTCTCCCCTTTCCTAACTCAGTAACTACAAGACAAGACACTTCTTTATCCCAATGGCTccaatacataaaacaaaaagatctcaaaatcatgTCACATGTGCCTGTGGATTCGGGACTGCCCTGGCCTATCTTTGGTTCTGATTCCTTATCATTGGGAACTCTGGAACTGGGGAGAGGGGGCTTCATCTATTCTAGCCCCACTATCTCTCTCTAAGGAAGACCCCTGACAAGGagttttcccccttcccccaccagaCTCTCTCCAAGCTCAAAGGATACACTGTCGGGTTAAAGTTCTTCAGGATGAAGAAAGAAGCGACAATGACCAAGACCAGGAACAGGGTGTTGTTGTAGAAGATGGAGAAGGTTGTCGCTTCGTAATCGGCCACTTCATTCTTCTTCCACAGGATTCTGCAAAAGCAACAGACGGCAACATCAGGTCTCCGAGCAGAGATGCCAGGGCTTTGGGGGCGGGGAGTCCAGACGGGACAGGACCCAGGGGACCAGGGATGGGGCAGAGAGGCTTCGACTACACCGACCAGAAGCCTGGCCCTGCTCTGGCTTTACGTCCCGGGGCACGGAGAGCCACAGGGGGAGGACAGGCCCTTCAGCCTGTTGTGCTCCTGAGTGACAGAGCTGACAGGCTGGAGGCTTGTGTGAGCAAAGGGACCAGGCCTTATTGGCTGGGGGCTGGGCTAATCGGGGGAAGAAATGGTGAGAAGATGGGCCTCCGAGGCCGGAGGGGCAGCTTGTGCAAAGGTCTGGAGGCTGGAGAGAGAAGCCTGAGTGTGGAGAGGGAGGGGGACAGCCGGCAGAAGTGGATCACAACAACTCTCCACCTGTGCTGGGTGGGTGGGGCAGTCCTGAGTTAGGGGCCAAGGGAGCCCTCCCCAGACCATAAGGCGTCTCAGACAGTAGCTCTGTCATCCCCCTTCTGCTTCTGCCGCTCACACTTTTGGCAGCGTGCTGTTCTTAGCATTAgcaggagaaggggagggagatcTGCTCTGAGTCCCCCCCTCTTTTGTTACAAGTTCTAAAATCTGAAAACATCCCTTTTCATGTCCCTCAAAGACCCTTTATACGTTTGCTAAGTTCACAAGCCCAACCTTTCGTCCTTCTCTTTCCGAGACATCTTTCGGTTGTCAGCCTCAGACAGTTTCCGCGTCACTTCTTTGGAAACGGCGTCCTCTCTCTTCTGGGCTACCCTGTGGGGGAAACACGCACGCTTGCACAAGCTCTGGGTGTGAGCCCCCTCCCAGAAACAAGCTGTCCTCGGCCGGCCCGGCAGCGGCAGGAAACTTTACGTCGGAAAAAAAGAGCTGGGCCTCGAGCCCCACATATGTCTTCTAAAAACACGATCTGCGCTAGGTCCAAAGCGGGCCAGGTGACCAGAGGGCCACGACGCTCCCAGAGCCATAAAAGCGATTTGGTTTGGGTTATTTCACAGGCAGAAGATGTGTCAAGGTCTAGACATTCAACATGTCTATAATGCCAAGCCATAAGCACAGCTTCCAATCAAAACCAATTCTATTTACTACTTTTACCTAAAACGGCAAACAGATACCTCAGATTCTACTCATTTGGCTGGTAAAAAACAGGCCCAACAAATCCACTGCCTTGCCACTAATTAAAGGGCAACCTGCCCACTTCCAGATACATGTAATTCTTTCTATGACCTACCACACAAAGGGGAGACAGCACAACCTGCACGGGTCTGAGTGACCCACATGGTCTCCACATGGCGCTGTCAAGAAGGCGGAGGGGCACTGCAGTACCACAGGGTCAGAGGGAAAGGAGACTCGTCACAGATGCCAGATCCATCTTACAAATAGCTATTCACACAAAATGTGATTGAAACAAGGGGGCAAAATACTGTAGGGATAAATAAGACAGAATGCCGGCCTCAAATCAATAGTCGGTCATCagggcaaagaaaacaaaagcctgATGACTCGGATGAATAAAGCTGCTAACAAAAGGCAGGAACAAAATTCAAAATGACTTCAAAACAACTTGATGaattcaaaaatcagtcaaaataGAAGTGAAGTCATTCCATCAATGTGCAAGGTCTACACTGGAGTTTGGATACAAAGGCACAGTACAGCGTCCACTGGAAGACCCAAAGTCATGTGAACACAAGGAAGATAGACttggtgaaaaggaaaaaataagggaggaaaaagagtgGAGGACGGGAAGGTGTGAGACCCCAGGAGAAATGGAGACGTGACCCGAAACTGAATACAATTCATGGTAGAAAACACCAGAATTCACCTTCTAGATCTATGAGAATGATCTGCCCCTAAGTTTTGCATAAAGTCAGAATTATACAtccaaaaaaagatttggaaaaataaagttcaCAGAAATTTAAAGtacaaaaagtaaaaggaactggGCAGTTTAAGCTGAGCAGCCAGGGAGCAATATAGTGCACAGAGTACTGggtctgaactcaggaaaacctctccctcagatacttcctaactgtgggactgtggtcaagtcacttcaccctgtttcatctcagttcctcatctgtcaaatgagctggagaaggaaatgacaaaaacttCAGTATCCTGGCCAAGAAGACCTCAGATAAAGCCACAAAGAATCGGACAAGAGTGAAACGACCCAACAACAAAGGAAATTAAAGTTATAGATTATTGTCTTTAAGTAAATAATActgagaaatttaaattttaagagggaagaaaagaggcaaaaagggaaggaaagaaataagaagggaaaaaggaggaagaagaggaaagaaagaaaaaaggaggggaacaAGGGAAGGAcgggaaaaaaagaatcaggtAAAAAGGAGATTCACTTGAGCAGTATCCTATGGACCATTAGGGTCAATAGGTATTGAGAGACTATAAAACCCCTAACCTTGGAGAATCTTCAATAACTCAGGCAACCATCTGTCCAAAAGATTCATACATTCAGCTTCCTGAGGGCAAGGAAATTGGGCGGGGGATTCATGAAGTCCACGGTTCTATAACAAACCAAAACTAACCCAGGAGGCCACCTCACAATCGTTATGGTCCTCTGCACCAGAGGTGGTtctaaaatgcttagcacagtgcctggtgctGGAAGCACAGCTTGCTGATTTGCTGGCCTGACCAAAATGGACATGCAATCCCAAACTGGATTAAGGCGGTCACCACTGCAAGCGCTGGGGACCTTCTGGCTTCATCAACAAGCTGCACTGGGCACCTAGAGAACCCAAAGCACTGGACACTGGGGGACTCCCAATAACTGACTGCTGCTCTCGGGACATACAGCACACAGAGGCAATGAAGCCCAGGACTGGAACTCCCCCAACACAAAGCCTCCCAGAAGGCTTGCCTACGTGACCCGCCTCCAGTCAAGCCTTTCTGGAGCTAAGTTTCCTGCCAAGTCTCAGAGAAACACTTGACACAAACTGACATGAAGACAGGAAGTGTGGATGGCAGGAATGAGCAAGCCACCAAGGAGAGGATGGAACGAAGATGGGTACAGCAGATCAGCTGACTGATGCCATCCAATCTCTGGGTGTGAGTAAACAGAGGGAGAGGCTAGATGACCAATGGCAAGCCAGCAAATGATTCCCACAGCCTGATGGAGGATACAGTGGGTCAGACCCAGGGTTGAAGGAATGAAGGTCTGTTCACATACCAGCAGTAGTGAcacaaagggaaaggaagggcaaGGCCCAGAGAGAAGCAGCCGCCAGATCTCCCAGGATCTGTGGCTAAAGGAGCTGGGACAAGTCCACTAGATTCATCAAGGTTGGCAGAGACCTCGGAACCCGAGCTGTCCAACCTCCTCCTCATTTCGGAGGTcaggaaagagagagtgagggagcAGCCTGGTGTTCTATGACAATTGCCTGGGAGAGCCAATGAGAATCCAGCAAACAAGAGAGTCTTAAGGAGAGCCAACTTTGTTTTAAACCAAGCCAAGACCCTCActttaagagaaataataattcctttcatttttcctagTCATATACCAAATTTGAAGACATAAAATAGTTGAAAATATTAGAAGAGTCAATAAAAGAAGGCAGCAATCCTTTCCCATTCTGCCATTTCTCTTATGAAAATGTCTTTCACATAGAAAAAATGCAATAATTATGTCAGAAAGTAGATATTTTATCTCTTGGGGGAGGGCCCTTCTGAAAGTGCTCATGGTTTCTGGAGGGCCTGGTCTTTCTGAAAAGTCTTACACTGTAAGAAAGAGTATTGTGAGACTCTAACCCGGTCGTGAAATGATCCCCAAGGTGGTATTTAGACGTCTCACAATCTTCAGGTCAGATTTTCAACAATACCTATAACTAATTCAAAATGAGTATGCCGACAGAAATGAAACACTGCTGGGGGAAAACATCCCAAGAAGATTTTAGTGGTTAAAAAGTGtctattttaatatacatattttttaatgaaaattactCACTTGTGTTTAAGAACAAACTTGACGTTCTTGTACGCAAAAGCTACCAAGTAGGTGCTGACCAGGGTCATGACGCTGTAGAGAACGGCAGACTGCACCAGGTCCATGTGCCATATCCTCCAGTAGAGCCCTGCAAAGCACAAAGCCCGCTGTGACTGCCCGTGACTCGCTCTCCAGACACAGACCACGGAGGCATCGAGCTGCCTTAAAGCAGAAATACAGAGGCTACAAACTTATCAAAAACATCACCTCTAAGTTTTTAATTTTACACTTAATTTGGggaactttgaaaaatattttattgttatccGATGGTACATTTCCGCCCCATGCATCGTGCGAGTGTTTCTGGATGACGTTTTCTCAGTCCTCTGGCCTGGTCCCTCTATCTATGACCATTACCTCGGTCCCCGGGCTTATCCCCGTGGGAGACTCTTTCTTATGGGATAGCGTCTAAAGTGGAGGATTTTAAGGACAGTGGTAAAGATTTAAAACTCAATCCATTCCGTCACAGAGCAGCATCTGATGAAAGGTTTTACTTGGTCCTAAAATTGACTAGAGATAGAGGTAGCACAAGATAGTGATTATGAGGCTTGAGCCCCGGTCACCAGGGAGCTGACGGGCAGACAAGGCCAGGCCGTTCGCTCCCTGCCTCCCTGTGttacaggaggaaactgagactctgcCAAGATGAGCGATATTCCCAACCACCCAGCAGGGCTGGGACCACCAGCCTCAGACACCACGGCCTCCCTGGATGAATCATTCCAGTGAGACATCTGAGGCCTCTGGGAACGTGACCCAAAGGCCCAATGTCAAAGTGGGGGCAGATGAGCCTTTGCTCTTCAACAACTGGGCCAAGGAATAAGCAATGAGCCCACACTGCATGTGCCTAGAGCCAGGAGCAAGCACTGAGCCCCTACTGCATGTATCTGGAGCCAGGAGCAAGCACTGAGCCCCTACTGCACGTGTCCTGGGTGAGGAGCAAGCATCGAGCTCCTACTGCATGTATCTGGAGCCAGGAGCAAGCACTGAGCCCCTACTGCACGTGTCCTGGGTGAGGAGCAAGCATCGAGCTCCTACTGCATGTATCTGGAGCCAGGAGCAAGCAATGAATCCCTACTGCATGTGCCTGGAGCAAGGAGCAAGCACTGAGCCCCTACTGCATGTGTCCTGGGAGAGGAGCAAGCATCGAGCTCCTACTGCATGTATCTGGAGCCAGGAGCAAGCACTGAGCCCCTACTGCATGTGTCCTGGGCGAGAAGCAAGCACTGAGCCCCTACTGCATGTGCCTAGAGCCAGGAGCAAGCACTGAGCCCCTACTGCATGTGTCCTGGGTGAGGATCAAGCACTGAGCCCCTACTGCATGTGTCCTGGGCGAGGAGCAAGCACTGAGCCCCTACTGCATGCGCTTGGAGCCAGGAGCAAGCATTGAGCCCCTACTGCATGTATCTGGAGCCAAGAGCAAGCAATGAGTCCTACTACATGTGTCCTGGATGAGGAGCAAGCATTGAGTCCCTACTGCATGCACTTGGAGCCAGGAGCAAGCACTGAGCCCCTACTGCATGTGTCCTGGGAGAGGTGCAAGCATTGAGCCCCTACTGCATGTATCCTGGGTGAGGAGCAAGCATTGAGCCCCTACTGCATGTATCCTGGGAGAGGTGTAAGCACCGAGCCCCTCCTGCATGGGCCCACCCTAGAATGCCAAAATGAAAGGGACTGTCTCCAAACGGGCGGCTCCTTCTGCACCTCTCCCAAAGAGCTTCGGGaagggatgaaaaagagattCCTGGAGCAGACTAGGAGGGGAGCGGAAGGAAGACGGAGGGGACTACGGAGGATGCCCGTCCCACTGGGACAGGGTAGAAGCCCCGGGTTTGAGTCTCTCAGTAGGTGTGTCAGCTCTAAGGCTCACGACCCCGCAGACGCCCACACACCCGCCAGTCCCTCTAGGcccggcctcagtttcttcaccagtGAAATGGGAGCCGCTCCTTGCGGGCAggatctctgcctctgtctggcTCTCTacgctggcacatagtaggtacttattaaCAAGTTAAGTCAGTCTCTTCCCACCATCGAAGCCCCGTCTCCTGCTCTCCTTCTCCCCCGCAGCCCAGCTTCGGAGGGCCCTGAACTTCTGCCAGCCCCCCAATGCTCCCGTCTGCTGGGGTCCCGGGCCAGAACGCAGGCTCTTTCTGCCGCCCCCCAGACCCACACAACCACAGCCCGTTCCTCTTCCCCGGGTCCCCCGCCACCCCGCTCCTCTCTCCCCATCGTCATCCAGTCCACCGAGTCCGGTCAACTCTCCCCTCGTTCATTTCTGGCTGACGTCACCGAGGCCCTGGTTCCTCTCCCTCTCAGCCGCCTCCCACGGCTCCCTCAGCCTTCAGCGCCCGCACCAGGGCCTAACTGTCCGCTGCGGCCCCGGGGGGGCCTTCGCGGCCGGGGGTCATGTAGGCGTCCTGGGCCGAGGGGCTCCGCGGCCGCCCTTGTGCTGAACGCACCGACCCCGCAGCTTAGTCCCACCCAGTGCCGCGGGAAGGGAGCCCGCGCTCCCGGAGCGCCTACTGTGTACACGCCCCCGTTCTCTCCCGTCCGGGCTCCCAGCAGGCGCCCGCCTCCACCCCCGCCCGCCACGTCTCCGGGCCGCCCGCCCGGGGCCTACTTACAGATGGGGATG
Proteins encoded in this region:
- the SSR3 gene encoding translocon-associated protein subunit gamma encodes the protein MAPKGGLKQQSEEDLLLQDFSRNLSAKSSALFFGNAFIVSAIPIWLYWRIWHMDLVQSAVLYSVMTLVSTYLVAFAYKNVKFVLKHKVAQKREDAVSKEVTRKLSEADNRKMSRKEKDERILWKKNEVADYEATTFSIFYNNTLFLVLVIVASFFILKNFNPTVNYILSISASSGLIALLSTGSK